One Synechococcus sp. CC9605 genomic window carries:
- a CDS encoding DUF3854 domain-containing protein produces MIPFEELAASGIDPSTAARLNYRCTPDGGWEIPYLDPQGQPYTFGDGVPFVRRKLKPGSDPKYLTLSGAGNRPYLSPLLPAGYLQGTKPLLITEGEKKADSLTAHGFPTIGLTGVYGWKDRRGETSAPIPELAVINWKRPVRIVFDSDVVIKPQVLDALRDLTEHIVGGFHPDDPGLGGHIPDVVFLPSELNGEKNGADDFVVRHGADAFARLLRLARPAVQWKSKKPVFWSPEADNAHFIAQAFISVLQERYAIHPTRGTLTFNGRHLEDVPGKHPLLGPLHQLMDEHNFHRRGRRMMEILSEVETYLQHNDWDGNHLAAFSNGTLDLSTNILRPGHDPSDRLTFAFPYRWDPKATCPRWLQFIEQTFDDDTAKVFRAAIGWTIKPKKQDAPFPFEKAFDIAGPKGCGKGVIG; encoded by the coding sequence ATGATTCCGTTCGAGGAATTGGCGGCCAGCGGCATCGACCCCTCCACCGCCGCGCGGCTGAACTATCGCTGCACTCCCGATGGTGGTTGGGAGATCCCCTATCTCGACCCCCAGGGCCAGCCGTACACCTTTGGCGATGGTGTCCCGTTCGTTCGCCGCAAACTCAAGCCAGGGTCAGACCCGAAATACCTGACACTCTCCGGTGCGGGTAATCGCCCGTACCTTTCACCGCTGCTGCCCGCGGGATACCTGCAAGGGACCAAGCCTCTTCTCATCACCGAGGGGGAGAAGAAGGCCGACAGCCTGACGGCGCACGGCTTTCCCACGATTGGGTTGACCGGCGTTTACGGCTGGAAAGACCGTCGCGGTGAAACGTCAGCCCCCATCCCAGAGCTGGCGGTGATCAACTGGAAACGGCCCGTCCGCATCGTTTTCGACAGCGATGTCGTGATCAAGCCCCAGGTCCTCGACGCCTTGCGAGACCTAACCGAGCACATCGTTGGCGGTTTCCACCCTGACGATCCAGGGCTCGGCGGGCACATTCCCGACGTGGTGTTTCTCCCGTCAGAACTGAACGGGGAGAAAAACGGTGCTGACGATTTCGTCGTTCGGCATGGGGCCGATGCCTTCGCTCGACTGCTGCGCTTGGCTCGGCCAGCGGTCCAGTGGAAAAGCAAGAAGCCTGTCTTCTGGAGCCCGGAAGCCGACAACGCCCACTTCATCGCTCAGGCGTTCATCTCCGTGCTTCAAGAGCGTTACGCCATCCATCCCACGCGCGGGACACTCACGTTCAACGGCAGGCACTTGGAGGATGTGCCGGGAAAACATCCACTGCTCGGACCCCTCCACCAGCTGATGGATGAACACAACTTTCACCGTCGTGGGCGGCGAATGATGGAGATCCTGTCCGAGGTGGAGACCTACCTCCAGCACAACGATTGGGACGGCAACCACCTGGCGGCGTTCAGCAACGGCACGCTTGACCTAAGTACCAACATCCTTCGCCCAGGCCACGATCCAAGCGACCGCCTGACCTTCGCGTTCCCTTATCGGTGGGACCCCAAGGCGACGTGCCCACGTTGGCTGCAGTTCATCGAGCAAACCTTCGACGACGACACCGCGAAAGTATTTCGGGCGGCTATCGGTTGGACGATCAAACCGAAAAAACAGGATGCACCCTTTCCCTTCGAAAAAGCGTTCGACATTGCAGGGCCGAAAGGCTGCGGGAAGGGAGTGATCGGTTAA
- a CDS encoding primase-like DNA-binding domain-containing protein yields the protein MIRALCGGGHGAATLRPKMIGCPDSMLGLHGKKAAIDYDSSGVVNDPGQFNSIVSNEPVQVWRKFSNKTDARLGVVIWRLFNDLPGVSDSGGVEGMQRRIITFSIGQSVRRKDPNLKEKLCEELPGILQWAWSLSRDEIRKAFDAAGRIASISEASIEAQLNASPWLKFLIEVYPDGIQDIAAKKLFERYQQWCADEGRRAVLNNTNFGLKLKKLTAPKGVEGSRLPIVKRETKTANRYDISPMRDFDLALFFGLTVSSEVFDPPPVESSTPNHLPPDPAPPDGSPAGVNSVDSFSPPLHAERNGVGSKKGEKPKRKNPSNPPQPSLPGLNAAPIGSTYDVESGDDDPHWGPRPA from the coding sequence GTGATCCGCGCACTCTGCGGCGGTGGGCATGGTGCCGCGACCCTGCGGCCAAAGATGATCGGCTGCCCTGACTCAATGCTGGGGCTGCATGGGAAGAAGGCTGCAATCGACTACGACTCCAGCGGAGTTGTGAACGATCCAGGCCAGTTCAACAGCATCGTTTCCAACGAGCCGGTGCAGGTCTGGCGCAAGTTCTCAAACAAAACTGATGCACGCCTCGGCGTGGTGATCTGGCGACTCTTTAATGATCTGCCTGGGGTCTCCGATTCCGGTGGCGTCGAGGGGATGCAACGGCGCATCATTACTTTCTCGATTGGGCAATCGGTCCGGCGAAAGGATCCCAACCTCAAAGAAAAGCTCTGCGAAGAGCTGCCAGGGATCCTGCAGTGGGCTTGGTCGTTATCGCGCGATGAAATCCGGAAGGCGTTTGACGCCGCCGGTCGCATCGCCAGCATCAGCGAGGCATCCATCGAGGCGCAGCTCAATGCGAGCCCATGGCTGAAGTTCCTGATCGAGGTTTACCCCGACGGCATCCAGGACATCGCCGCCAAAAAACTATTTGAGCGATACCAGCAGTGGTGCGCAGACGAAGGCCGCAGGGCGGTCCTGAACAACACGAACTTCGGCCTGAAGCTGAAAAAACTGACGGCTCCCAAAGGGGTGGAGGGTTCACGCCTACCAATCGTGAAACGCGAGACCAAAACCGCGAATCGATACGACATCAGTCCGATGCGCGACTTCGATTTGGCGCTGTTCTTCGGCCTGACGGTCTCCAGTGAAGTGTTTGACCCTCCACCGGTGGAAAGTTCAACGCCAAACCATCTACCGCCGGATCCAGCGCCACCAGATGGATCTCCGGCAGGGGTGAACAGTGTGGATAGTTTTTCTCCACCGCTTCACGCGGAGAGAAATGGAGTGGGTTCAAAGAAGGGGGAGAAACCGAAGCGGAAAAACCCTTCAAACCCTCCACAACCTTCACTCCCGGGCCTGAACGCTGCCCCAATCGGGTCAACTTACGATGTCGAATCAGGCGACGACGACCCCCACTGGGGCCCCCGACCGGCCTGA
- a CDS encoding high light inducible protein, whose amino-acid sequence MDSKFGFSSFAETWNGRLAMMGFIIGLGTEILTGQGILSQIGMG is encoded by the coding sequence ATGGACAGCAAGTTCGGCTTCTCATCTTTCGCTGAAACCTGGAATGGCCGCCTGGCAATGATGGGTTTCATCATTGGTCTTGGCACTGAGATACTCACAGGTCAAGGGATCCTTTCTCAGATCGGGATGGGGTGA
- a CDS encoding metallothionein translates to MQTTNHPCACEPCGCCVNPEKAIEKEGKIYCSQPCADGHAGDEQCCSSCSCC, encoded by the coding sequence ATGCAAACCACAAACCACCCATGTGCATGTGAACCCTGTGGCTGCTGCGTCAATCCGGAAAAAGCCATTGAGAAAGAAGGCAAGATTTACTGCTCTCAGCCATGTGCTGATGGTCATGCCGGTGATGAGCAATGTTGCTCTAGTTGTAGTTGCTGCTAA
- a CDS encoding ferredoxin, translating into MAAFSAKSGSCNGLRTGLEPSLGGALREKAVWVDESDCIGCRYCAHVASNTFVMVPETGRCRAVRQDGDTIDRIQEAIDICPVDCIHWVDFEHRDDGVEI; encoded by the coding sequence ATGGCAGCTTTCTCGGCTAAATCAGGTAGTTGCAATGGTCTTCGCACTGGGCTAGAGCCATCTTTGGGTGGAGCATTGCGTGAAAAAGCAGTTTGGGTTGATGAGTCTGATTGCATTGGTTGTCGTTACTGTGCACATGTGGCGTCTAATACTTTTGTCATGGTCCCAGAAACAGGTCGTTGCCGTGCTGTGCGACAAGATGGCGATACAATAGATCGAATCCAGGAGGCGATTGATATCTGTCCCGTTGATTGTATTCATTGGGTAGACTTTGAACATCGTGATGACGGCGTAGAGATATGA
- a CDS encoding phycobilisome rod-core linker polypeptide, which translates to MSCDRDRFLESQLSSGSITVRDFIRGLLLSDRFYRGYVECNGNDRLVEQVIGRVLGRPVYGQDEVKSWSIVIAEQGFAAFVDDILGSPEYFERFGIDGIPDQVNRILPGRSQEEMPIYERLPRYGESWRDRLIRDGLMISVDAFNKIRRPMTVSRLIYEKPEGRLLKLWLVFLFVLGVGSVSLVLLVFRLMFTI; encoded by the coding sequence ATGAGTTGTGATCGTGATCGATTTTTAGAATCACAGCTTAGTTCAGGTTCTATCACCGTAAGAGATTTTATAAGAGGACTACTACTTTCAGATCGTTTTTATAGGGGTTACGTCGAATGCAATGGAAACGATCGACTAGTTGAGCAGGTCATAGGCCGTGTCCTTGGTCGTCCTGTTTACGGACAAGATGAAGTGAAATCTTGGTCCATTGTTATTGCCGAGCAGGGATTTGCAGCTTTTGTTGATGACATATTGGGATCTCCTGAGTATTTTGAGAGATTTGGAATTGATGGAATTCCCGATCAAGTAAATCGTATTTTGCCAGGACGCTCTCAAGAAGAGATGCCTATCTATGAGCGACTTCCTCGCTATGGAGAAAGTTGGCGTGATCGACTGATTCGTGATGGATTAATGATCTCTGTAGATGCCTTCAATAAAATCAGGCGGCCAATGACGGTATCCCGTCTGATCTATGAAAAGCCTGAGGGTCGTCTTTTAAAACTCTGGCTTGTTTTCTTGTTTGTTTTAGGTGTTGGAAGTGTTTCCTTGGTGCTTTTAGTCTTCCGTCTGATGTTCACGATTTGA